Proteins from one Faecalibacterium sp. I3-3-33 genomic window:
- a CDS encoding FeoA family protein yields the protein MMPLTMTKAGETVTIRRISGKDEVRLHLAELGFVVGSEVTVVNEIAGNLIVQVKQSRLALDKTMASRIMVS from the coding sequence ATGATGCCTTTGACAATGACAAAAGCAGGCGAGACTGTCACCATCCGCAGGATCAGCGGCAAGGACGAGGTGCGGCTGCATCTGGCCGAGCTGGGGTTCGTGGTTGGCAGCGAGGTGACCGTGGTCAACGAGATCGCGGGCAACCTGATCGTGCAGGTCAAGCAGAGCCGTCTGGCACTGGATAAGACCATGGCAAGCCGCATCATGGTGTCCTGA
- a CDS encoding FeoA family protein → MKTLKDVKVGETATVARLHGEGPVKRRIMDMGITKGVQIYVRKVAPLGDPMELTVRNYELSVRKADAEMIEVV, encoded by the coding sequence ATGAAAACACTGAAAGACGTAAAGGTGGGCGAGACCGCCACCGTGGCACGCCTGCACGGCGAAGGCCCGGTGAAGCGCCGCATCATGGATATGGGCATCACCAAGGGGGTGCAGATCTATGTGCGCAAGGTGGCACCGCTGGGCGACCCCATGGAGCTGACCGTGCGCAACTACGAGCTGAGCGTGCGCAAGGCCGACGCTGAGATGATCGAAGTGGTCTGA
- the rfbB gene encoding dTDP-glucose 4,6-dehydratase — protein MKTYLITGCAGFIGSNFVHYMLKKYPEILLVNLDKLTYAGNLENLKDVEGDPRHVFVQGDICDKKLVESLFAKYDFDYVINFAAESHVDRSIKNPEIFVQSNVMGTVNLLQRAKEAWYDADAKTWKEGKKYLQVSTDEVYGALGADGFFMETTPLCPHSPYSSSKASADMFVMAFHDTYGMPVNITRCSNNYGPYQFPEKLIPLMINNVKHHKQLPVYGDGMQIRDWLYVEDHCKAIDMVANGGKVGEVYNVGGHNERPNIFIVKTIINQLHDRLQDEGISEELIKHVADRLGHDRRYGIDPTKIKNDLGWYPETPFEKGIVLTIDWYLNHEEWMNHVTSGDYQNYYQDMYKNK, from the coding sequence ATGAAAACCTATCTGATCACCGGCTGCGCCGGTTTTATCGGTTCCAACTTTGTGCACTATATGCTTAAAAAATACCCGGAGATCCTGCTGGTCAATCTGGATAAGCTGACCTACGCGGGCAATCTGGAAAACCTGAAGGACGTGGAGGGCGACCCCCGCCATGTGTTCGTGCAGGGCGATATCTGCGATAAGAAACTGGTGGAGAGCCTGTTTGCAAAGTACGATTTCGACTACGTCATCAACTTTGCCGCCGAGAGCCATGTGGACCGCTCCATCAAGAACCCCGAGATCTTTGTGCAGAGCAACGTGATGGGCACTGTCAACCTGCTGCAGCGCGCCAAGGAGGCATGGTACGACGCCGATGCCAAGACTTGGAAAGAGGGCAAGAAGTACCTGCAGGTCTCCACCGATGAGGTGTACGGCGCTCTGGGTGCAGACGGCTTCTTTATGGAGACCACGCCCCTGTGCCCCCACAGCCCCTACTCCTCCTCCAAGGCCAGCGCCGATATGTTCGTCATGGCCTTCCACGACACCTACGGTATGCCGGTGAACATTACCCGCTGCTCCAACAACTACGGCCCCTACCAGTTCCCGGAAAAGCTGATCCCCCTGATGATCAACAACGTCAAGCACCACAAGCAGCTGCCCGTCTACGGCGACGGTATGCAGATCCGCGACTGGCTGTATGTGGAGGATCACTGCAAGGCCATTGATATGGTGGCAAACGGCGGCAAGGTCGGCGAGGTGTACAACGTGGGCGGCCACAACGAGCGCCCCAACATCTTCATCGTCAAGACCATCATCAACCAGCTGCACGACCGTCTGCAGGACGAGGGTATCAGCGAGGAGCTGATCAAGCACGTCGCCGACCGTCTGGGTCACGACCGCCGCTACGGCATCGACCCCACCAAGATCAAGAATGATCTGGGCTGGTATCCCGAAACTCCCTTTGAGAAGGGCATCGTGCTGACCATCGACTGGTACCTGAACCACGAGGAGTGGATGAACCACGTCACCAGCGGCGACTACCAGAACTACTATCAGGATATGTACAAGAATAAGTAA
- a CDS encoding uridine kinase family protein, which translates to MPTPITAHTLSALLSAALAQKPTRPLVLALDGRCGSGKTTLANGLSAQFPGCTLLRTDDFYLPPARRSPDWAHTPCANMDLTRLRDEALRPAYAGQAVAYQAYSCREGAFLPPVQLPAQPLLILEGSYSHHPLLRPYETLRVFVTCTKAEQTRRLQAREGARYADFAARWVPLEEGYFAQYGIAESADFVVDTTQGGTI; encoded by the coding sequence ATGCCCACACCCATCACCGCGCACACCCTGTCTGCGCTGCTGAGCGCCGCGCTGGCGCAAAAGCCCACCCGCCCGCTGGTGCTGGCACTGGACGGCCGCTGCGGCAGCGGCAAGACCACCCTTGCCAACGGGCTGTCAGCGCAGTTTCCCGGCTGCACCCTGCTGCGCACGGATGATTTCTACCTGCCGCCCGCCCGGCGCAGCCCGGACTGGGCACACACCCCCTGCGCCAACATGGACCTGACCCGTCTGCGGGACGAAGCCCTGCGCCCTGCCTACGCGGGGCAGGCGGTGGCCTACCAGGCGTACAGCTGCCGGGAGGGGGCTTTTCTGCCCCCGGTACAGCTGCCCGCGCAGCCGCTGCTCATTTTAGAGGGCAGTTACAGCCACCACCCGCTGCTGCGCCCCTACGAGACGCTGCGGGTGTTCGTGACCTGCACCAAGGCCGAGCAGACCCGGCGCTTACAGGCACGGGAGGGCGCACGCTACGCGGATTTTGCCGCCCGGTGGGTGCCGCTGGAGGAGGGGTACTTTGCGCAGTACGGCATAGCCGAAAGCGCGGATTTTGTGGTGGACACCACCCAAGGCGGGACGATTTGA
- the rfbD gene encoding dTDP-4-dehydrorhamnose reductase yields MKIIVTGCKGQLGTELLKQLQEGRSELGPIPEKLLNATVIPVDLPELDISNYKMVDEFVRRNRPDIIINCAAYTNVDGCEVHHDDAFKANALGPRNLAQAAEKTGARLVHVSTDYVFSGRENGGIPQDEATLPGPISAYGSTKLMGEKYVERFCHRHFIVRTAWLYSYYGKNFVKTIVNAGKKFGKLEVVNDQCGNPTNAADLAHEILQLCVTHEYGLYHCTGEGICSWYDFAAEIIRLSGVDATVAPCTSEEYKAKHPDSADRPKWSALDNRMLRCTVGNDVRDWKDALACFFAHWDGENGMKG; encoded by the coding sequence AAAAGCTGCTCAACGCTACGGTGATCCCGGTGGATCTGCCGGAACTGGATATCTCCAACTACAAGATGGTGGATGAGTTCGTGCGGCGCAACCGCCCGGATATCATCATCAACTGCGCCGCCTACACCAACGTGGACGGGTGCGAGGTGCACCACGACGATGCCTTTAAGGCAAATGCCCTTGGCCCCCGCAATCTGGCGCAGGCTGCCGAAAAGACCGGCGCACGGCTGGTGCACGTTTCCACCGACTATGTGTTCTCCGGCCGGGAGAACGGCGGCATCCCGCAGGATGAAGCCACCCTGCCCGGGCCCATCAGCGCCTACGGCTCCACCAAGCTCATGGGCGAAAAGTATGTGGAGCGGTTCTGCCACCGCCACTTCATCGTGCGCACCGCGTGGCTGTACAGCTACTACGGCAAAAACTTTGTCAAGACCATCGTGAACGCAGGCAAAAAGTTCGGCAAGCTGGAAGTGGTCAACGACCAGTGCGGCAACCCCACCAACGCTGCCGACCTCGCCCACGAAATTTTGCAGCTGTGCGTGACCCACGAGTACGGCCTGTACCACTGCACCGGCGAGGGCATCTGCTCCTGGTACGATTTTGCTGCCGAGATCATCCGCCTTTCCGGTGTGGATGCCACTGTTGCCCCCTGCACCAGCGAGGAGTACAAGGCAAAGCACCCGGACAGCGCCGACCGCCCCAAGTGGAGCGCACTGGACAACCGGATGCTGCGCTGCACCGTGGGCAACGATGTCCGCGACTGGAAGGACGCTCTGGCCTGCTTCTTCGCCCACTGGGACGGCGAAAACGGCATGAAGGGCTGA
- a CDS encoding DUF3793 family protein, with translation MERDFETVMIEQCAPVLAGLKPAGLFRYETRDRADLARRVAGWNAQLNPKGLQVRVLRGCIATRQYLVYVYRAAKLQTVLADAAVRGFLAREGYRLPEDAADCNALIDQLSLRLCCAAEAADFPHEIGVFLGYPLEDVVGFIRHRGKCFTCCGCWKSYGDPAAAQQHFDQLAKCTAVYLRLFHSGTPILKLAVAA, from the coding sequence ATGGAGCGTGATTTTGAGACCGTAATGATCGAACAATGTGCCCCGGTACTGGCGGGGCTGAAACCTGCGGGGCTGTTCCGCTACGAAACGCGCGACCGTGCCGACCTTGCCCGGCGGGTGGCGGGCTGGAATGCCCAGCTGAACCCCAAGGGCCTGCAGGTGCGGGTGCTGCGGGGGTGCATCGCCACCCGGCAGTATCTGGTGTACGTCTACCGCGCCGCCAAGCTGCAAACGGTGCTGGCAGATGCCGCTGTGCGCGGCTTTTTAGCCCGGGAGGGCTACCGTCTGCCGGAGGATGCCGCGGACTGCAACGCGCTGATCGACCAGCTCAGCCTGCGTCTGTGCTGCGCGGCGGAGGCAGCGGATTTTCCGCATGAGATCGGGGTATTTCTGGGCTATCCGCTGGAGGATGTGGTGGGCTTTATCCGCCACCGGGGCAAGTGCTTTACCTGCTGCGGATGCTGGAAGTCCTACGGTGACCCCGCCGCCGCCCAACAGCACTTTGACCAGCTGGCCAAGTGCACGGCGGTGTACCTGCGGCTGTTCCACAGCGGCACGCCCATTTTAAAACTGGCGGTGGCCGCCTGA